In Paenibacillus sp. FSL R7-0345, a single window of DNA contains:
- a CDS encoding methionine ABC transporter permease: MGGLNFNDINWQEMVEASGATLKMLAYSGIFTIILGLPLGIVLYLWGRSNNSIIRVVYSVLSLLVNILRSVPFLILMVALIPLSKTIMGTSIGVLGTIPALVIGAAPFFARLVETSLREVDRGVIEAAQGMGASTGQIVMRVLLPEARPGLLAGVTITLVTLVSYTAMSGMIGGGGLGDLAIRYGYYRYEKEVMIISVVLMVILVQLLQMAGDRLVRHFTRK; the protein is encoded by the coding sequence ATGGGCGGTCTCAATTTTAATGATATAAATTGGCAGGAAATGGTTGAAGCATCAGGTGCCACATTAAAAATGTTGGCTTATTCCGGAATTTTCACAATTATTCTTGGTTTACCACTCGGAATTGTGTTATATTTATGGGGAAGATCAAATAACAGTATTATCAGAGTTGTTTACTCGGTATTATCGTTGCTTGTAAACATTCTGCGCTCTGTTCCATTCCTGATTCTGATGGTCGCTCTGATTCCGCTGAGCAAGACGATTATGGGCACTTCGATTGGCGTACTGGGAACGATTCCGGCGCTGGTTATCGGTGCGGCCCCGTTTTTTGCAAGACTGGTGGAGACCTCGCTGCGTGAGGTAGACCGCGGGGTAATTGAAGCGGCACAGGGTATGGGTGCTTCCACAGGCCAGATTGTCATGCGGGTGCTTTTGCCGGAAGCCCGTCCGGGTCTGCTGGCCGGCGTAACGATTACGCTCGTAACCCTCGTCTCCTATACCGCAATGTCGGGGATGATCGGCGGCGGCGGTCTTGGTGACCTGGCGATCCGCTACGGTTATTACCGCTATGAGAAGGAAGTCATGATTATCTCTGTAGTGCTGATGGTTATACTAGTTCAGCTGCTGCAAATGGCCGGTGACAGGCTGGTCCGGCATTTTACCCGGAAATAA
- a CDS encoding methionine ABC transporter ATP-binding protein, which translates to MIELKGLTKVYGKGSKAATALSNLNLSIKKGEIFGVIGHSGAGKSTLIRCINLLERPTTGEVWVDGVELTRLGKGQLQEKRRKIGMIFQHFNLLSSATVYDNIAFPLRLAGTAKTDIDQKVKELLALVGLENHANKYPAQLSGGQKQRVGVARALASDPDVLLCDEATSALDPQTTDSILRLLLDINRKFHLTIVLITHEMHVIQSICDRVAVIHGGGIVEQGEVAEVFLKPKHEVTKDFIRSETQQDGPLKAALEAGNRGNAKAVKITFLGQKTYESILSDVVHGTGVSFAILQGTISTIKDVPYGQLIVRFEGEPGAIDATLTELAAQGLDVEVIS; encoded by the coding sequence TTGATAGAGCTGAAAGGGTTGACCAAAGTGTACGGCAAAGGCAGCAAGGCTGCCACAGCGCTCTCGAACTTGAATCTGTCCATTAAAAAAGGTGAGATTTTCGGTGTAATCGGCCACTCCGGCGCTGGTAAAAGCACGCTGATCCGCTGCATCAACCTGCTCGAACGTCCGACTACAGGCGAAGTTTGGGTAGACGGTGTTGAGCTGACCCGGCTCGGCAAAGGGCAGCTTCAGGAGAAACGGCGCAAAATCGGAATGATTTTTCAGCATTTCAACCTGCTGTCTTCAGCAACGGTGTATGATAATATCGCTTTTCCGCTGCGCCTGGCAGGAACAGCGAAGACTGATATTGACCAGAAGGTCAAGGAGCTGCTGGCACTGGTCGGCCTGGAGAACCATGCTAACAAATATCCGGCCCAGCTCTCAGGCGGACAGAAGCAGCGGGTCGGTGTAGCCCGGGCGCTGGCCAGTGACCCTGATGTGCTGCTCTGCGACGAGGCCACCTCGGCGCTGGACCCGCAGACTACGGATTCCATACTGCGTCTGCTGCTCGACATTAACCGGAAATTCCACCTGACCATTGTGCTGATAACCCACGAAATGCATGTCATTCAGAGCATCTGCGACCGGGTGGCTGTTATTCACGGCGGCGGGATTGTAGAGCAGGGTGAAGTGGCTGAGGTGTTCCTTAAGCCCAAGCATGAAGTGACTAAAGACTTTATCCGCAGTGAAACCCAGCAGGACGGTCCGCTGAAAGCAGCATTGGAAGCTGGAAACAGGGGGAACGCGAAAGCGGTCAAGATTACTTTTCTGGGGCAAAAGACATACGAATCTATCCTGTCTGATGTGGTGCATGGAACAGGTGTCAGCTTTGCCATTCTCCAGGGGACGATCTCAACCATCAAGGATGTGCCGTATGGCCAGCTGATTGTCCGGTTTGAAGGGGAGCCTGGCGCGATTGACGCGACGCTTACCGAGCTGGCGGCACAAGGACTTGATGTGGAGGTGATTTCGTAA
- a CDS encoding Cthe_2314 family HEPN domain-containing protein yields MLRILLGEPPRRNSGVLAEAMDNMAEVASMLRKEMNAHEDHDHEFRKLEIWTRGLISSLDELEQSCFAAGFYRKRVVAGYMDDMSVQEQGDYARYVYFYKNGFIRVFSLLDKLGTVLNSLYNLNTSQNNAHFSYFTVLRQFQLLKEHIPLSDELEGIKDSYREPLQNLRKRRNAEIHYMNAEMQDDLWQRHQGLHDKIRLEDLDSHLEDLKQGVEMVCKSLCAAFRYSNEQWHKNKTMAQKHAGTESR; encoded by the coding sequence ATGCTGCGGATCTTACTGGGGGAGCCTCCGCGCCGTAACAGCGGCGTATTGGCCGAAGCGATGGATAACATGGCAGAGGTGGCGTCCATGCTCCGCAAGGAGATGAATGCCCATGAGGATCATGACCACGAATTCCGCAAGCTGGAGATCTGGACGCGCGGTCTGATCTCCTCGCTGGATGAGCTGGAGCAAAGCTGCTTTGCCGCCGGCTTTTACCGGAAACGGGTTGTCGCCGGTTACATGGATGATATGTCTGTTCAGGAGCAGGGGGATTATGCGCGTTACGTCTATTTTTACAAAAACGGGTTTATCCGTGTCTTCTCGCTGCTCGACAAGCTGGGAACCGTCCTGAACAGCCTGTACAATCTGAATACAAGCCAGAATAATGCACATTTCTCCTATTTCACGGTGCTGCGGCAGTTCCAGCTGCTGAAGGAGCATATTCCGCTTTCTGATGAGCTGGAGGGGATCAAGGACTCCTACCGGGAGCCGCTGCAGAATCTGCGCAAGCGCCGCAACGCGGAAATTCATTATATGAATGCTGAAATGCAGGATGATCTGTGGCAGAGGCACCAGGGGCTGCATGACAAAATCAGACTGGAGGATCTCGACAGCCATCTGGAGGACTTGAAACAAGGGGTGGAAATGGTCTGTAAATCCTTATGTGCAGCCTTTCGTTACAGCAATGAACAATGGCATAAGAACAAGACTATGGCTCAAAAACACGCCGGGACAGAGTCACGTTAA
- a CDS encoding UbiD family decarboxylase, with protein MGYANIRQWTEQLRKDKELAVIEALVDPYLELPEIHRRVVREEGPALLFTNVKGTPFPVVTNLFGTARRVDRAFGTRPEQLLKAVAGAADTLLPPSFPNLWKEKELVFNLLKTGIKHVPQGEAPVLGACRTNNPLSELPQVTSWQEAGGPYITLPLVYTESLADPRKHSLGMHRLKLTDDSTAVMDWNKHQGAGLFHQEAAAMGEALPVSVFMGGPPALLAAASASRTVWLPDLVLASLVLGNRLPMVKDPLGGHSIPAEAEFALRGLVPPKSAPHQAPVMHIQRIWHRKDAVYPATIAVSPQEDNFYLVDYLQQLLSPVHQLAIPSVNAFWTYSESGPNGLAAAIVGDSSHQEVLGTAFRILSERQLSGSRLLLLTSEPAAFSDLPVLLENVLERFDPADGLYIFGSSARNGEEPGPGSQAVLMGTGRAIRKLPHTYTEGTLPGISEVIPYCGGCLAVSGASYEEDPELPVRLNAALRAQQTAWPLVIVTDKAADAVRTQSSFLWTIFTRFNPADDIYASSEIRQHRISYQLPIVIDARMKPGYEPEQIPCSSTLDLVDRNWKHYFQQ; from the coding sequence GTGGGATACGCAAATATACGCCAGTGGACCGAGCAGCTCCGCAAGGATAAAGAGCTTGCGGTTATAGAAGCTCTGGTGGACCCTTATCTGGAGCTGCCGGAAATTCACCGGCGTGTGGTCCGGGAGGAAGGGCCGGCGCTGCTGTTTACCAATGTAAAAGGAACCCCGTTCCCGGTGGTGACCAACCTGTTCGGGACGGCCCGGCGCGTGGACAGAGCTTTTGGCACCAGACCGGAGCAGCTGCTGAAAGCAGTAGCCGGAGCAGCTGATACCCTGCTGCCCCCTTCATTCCCTAACCTGTGGAAAGAGAAGGAGCTGGTTTTCAATTTGCTGAAAACAGGCATAAAGCATGTGCCTCAGGGCGAAGCTCCGGTCCTCGGGGCCTGCCGGACGAACAATCCGCTGAGTGAACTGCCGCAGGTTACCAGCTGGCAGGAGGCCGGCGGGCCTTACATTACGCTTCCGCTTGTCTATACCGAGAGCCTGGCTGATCCGCGCAAACACAGCCTGGGCATGCACAGGCTGAAGCTAACCGACGACAGCACGGCTGTGATGGACTGGAATAAACATCAGGGAGCAGGGCTGTTCCATCAGGAGGCTGCGGCCATGGGCGAAGCACTGCCGGTTTCCGTGTTTATGGGAGGCCCGCCTGCGCTGCTGGCGGCGGCCAGTGCATCCCGCACGGTCTGGCTGCCGGATCTGGTGCTGGCTTCACTGGTGCTTGGAAACAGATTGCCGATGGTCAAGGACCCGCTGGGCGGCCACTCCATTCCGGCTGAGGCGGAGTTTGCCCTGCGCGGCCTGGTACCGCCTAAGTCCGCTCCGCACCAGGCTCCGGTTATGCATATCCAGCGGATCTGGCACCGCAAAGACGCGGTTTATCCTGCGACCATTGCCGTTTCTCCGCAGGAAGACAATTTCTATCTGGTCGATTATCTCCAGCAGCTTCTTTCCCCGGTACACCAACTTGCGATCCCTTCAGTGAATGCCTTCTGGACTTATTCCGAATCCGGCCCGAACGGTCTCGCTGCAGCGATTGTGGGGGACAGCTCCCATCAGGAGGTGCTGGGTACAGCCTTCCGCATATTAAGCGAGCGCCAGCTATCGGGGAGCCGGCTGCTGCTGCTTACAAGCGAGCCGGCTGCTTTTTCCGATTTGCCTGTACTGCTGGAAAATGTGCTGGAACGCTTCGATCCGGCTGACGGCCTGTATATCTTTGGAAGTTCAGCCCGGAACGGGGAGGAGCCGGGTCCCGGCAGCCAGGCAGTGCTGATGGGCACAGGACGTGCCATACGTAAGCTTCCGCACACCTATACAGAGGGAACGCTGCCAGGAATTTCTGAGGTTATTCCTTACTGCGGGGGATGCTTAGCCGTTTCCGGTGCATCCTATGAAGAAGACCCGGAGCTGCCCGTCCGGCTGAACGCTGCACTCCGTGCACAGCAAACGGCCTGGCCGCTGGTCATTGTGACGGATAAGGCGGCTGATGCAGTGCGTACCCAAAGCTCCTTTTTATGGACCATATTTACCCGGTTTAATCCGGCCGATGACATTTATGCGTCATCTGAAATCAGACAGCACAGAATCAGCTACCAGCTGCCGATTGTAATTGATGCACGCATGAAACCGGGATATGAGCCGGAACAAATACCATGCAGCAGCACCCTGGATCTGGTTGACCGTAACTGGAAGCATTATTTTCAGCAGTAA
- a CDS encoding COX15/CtaA family protein, with translation MTTAQLKWLSYITCLMMFFALFGGAVVTKTGSGLECGNEWPLCHGKLIPAYTIGSLIEYTHRLFSGLAGLLSLASMYTFWRYARQRKDLLGYALLTLLFVVVQGGMGALAVVRSQSAAVMALHMGFSLIAFASSLMLALGTKRWHASIGQQDAAAAGVSRGFRNLTWVTAVYSYIVVYIGAYVSHTDSQGGCSGWPLCNGEWVPELSGGVGIVFMHRVAAALLFILIAILGHLAFWRYKKLPELRMLGVAAVTLCLLQVFSGAAVVHTLYNEKLYIFAALSHIVLIAGLFGILSYMSVRVWQLSEPTKRSPDTEDESESSRRPRIYF, from the coding sequence ATGACAACAGCTCAGTTAAAATGGCTTAGCTACATAACCTGCCTCATGATGTTTTTCGCCTTGTTTGGAGGCGCCGTAGTGACCAAGACAGGCTCGGGACTGGAATGCGGCAATGAATGGCCGCTATGCCACGGCAAGCTGATTCCGGCTTATACGATTGGTTCTTTAATTGAGTATACCCACCGTTTATTCAGCGGCTTGGCCGGCCTGCTGTCACTGGCCTCTATGTATACTTTCTGGCGTTATGCGCGTCAGCGGAAGGATCTGCTTGGATATGCCCTGTTAACCTTACTGTTCGTTGTCGTGCAGGGAGGAATGGGAGCGCTTGCGGTTGTCCGTTCGCAGTCGGCGGCCGTGATGGCGCTGCATATGGGCTTCTCGCTGATTGCTTTTGCAAGCTCGTTAATGCTGGCACTTGGGACCAAGCGATGGCATGCTTCGATTGGTCAGCAGGATGCGGCTGCAGCAGGAGTAAGCCGGGGGTTCCGCAACTTAACCTGGGTTACTGCAGTATATTCATATATTGTTGTGTACATCGGGGCTTATGTCAGCCATACAGATTCACAGGGAGGCTGTTCCGGCTGGCCGCTCTGCAACGGGGAATGGGTTCCTGAGCTCAGCGGCGGCGTGGGCATTGTGTTCATGCACCGGGTGGCGGCAGCGCTGCTGTTTATTTTGATAGCTATACTGGGTCATCTGGCGTTCTGGAGATATAAAAAGCTGCCGGAGCTGCGGATGCTGGGAGTAGCTGCGGTTACGCTCTGTCTGCTGCAGGTGTTCAGCGGTGCGGCCGTAGTCCATACGCTGTATAACGAGAAATTGTACATATTTGCCGCGCTTTCCCATATTGTGCTGATTGCCGGACTATTCGGAATACTGAGCTACATGAGCGTACGCGTGTGGCAGCTAAGTGAACCAACAAAGCGCTCTCCTGACACAGAGGATGAATCAGAGTCTTCGCGGAGACCGCGTATCTATTTTTAG
- a CDS encoding thioredoxin family protein, producing MDKISSAAEFQVAIQSPRLTIAVFKADWCSDCKFIDPFMPEVETKYEDRLTLVEVDVDAVGEVSQEQNILGIPSFVAYSDGRELVRFVNKLRKSREEIENFLDRALEVYQSIHK from the coding sequence ATGGATAAAATTTCTTCCGCTGCGGAGTTTCAGGTGGCGATTCAATCGCCGCGTTTAACGATTGCCGTATTCAAGGCTGACTGGTGCTCTGACTGTAAATTTATTGACCCGTTTATGCCTGAGGTAGAAACGAAATATGAAGACCGCCTGACACTGGTTGAAGTCGATGTTGATGCTGTGGGCGAGGTCAGCCAGGAACAGAACATTTTGGGTATTCCCAGCTTTGTCGCTTACAGTGACGGGCGGGAGCTTGTCCGTTTCGTTAATAAGCTGCGTAAATCCCGTGAGGAGATCGAGAATTTCCTGGACCGGGCGCTTGAGGTATATCAAAGCATTCACAAGTAA
- a CDS encoding polysaccharide biosynthesis protein: MSKKESFVKGTLILAAAALVARVLGLVQRVPLDHIFDDIGRASFGVSNNIYLMLLTVATAGIPSTLSKMVSERYALNRPDEAAQVYRAALLFSVAAGVIMTLLLYIGAPYYATHIADVPEAALAIRAIAPALLLFPAIAMMRGYFQGRNNMMAGGISQIVEQVARVLTAILLAYILLQQGYNNTVLSAGASFGSVLGSIAAFAVMIYFAVKLRRTDKAQNLKDNKTKKLPMLRIYKDIFTLSIPIVLSSLTIPAVNVIDTSLAVPLLIDQIGRENATEALAILTTRAQSVAGIPPVLAIALGTSLIPIISAAYARRDEAHLKRQITLALRISILTGMPIVLALSVAAYSVNGLLFSGLGGSGIVAMLTIGTIFQITMMTTNSILLGMGKSRISMYYVLAGILTKLAASFLLSKVFGIYGIIGATALCFIVITLLNLRMLKSIVPFKIMGKRWGGFAVAVLASGGIGYGLNEAGIMLTRLMPDRVAFLITCLVVGAAVVIIYLVLLIVLGVLSRQEIAGYPRVLQKVLNPLMRLQPARVRTHE, translated from the coding sequence TTGTCGAAGAAAGAGTCTTTTGTCAAAGGCACGCTTATTCTGGCCGCAGCCGCACTTGTGGCCCGCGTGCTCGGGCTTGTCCAGCGGGTGCCGCTGGATCATATTTTTGATGATATCGGGAGAGCTTCATTCGGGGTATCCAACAACATTTATTTGATGCTGCTGACCGTAGCGACTGCCGGTATCCCAAGCACATTGAGTAAAATGGTTTCAGAGCGTTACGCCCTGAACCGTCCGGACGAAGCGGCACAAGTATATCGTGCAGCGCTGTTGTTCTCGGTAGCTGCCGGAGTTATTATGACACTCCTGCTGTATATCGGCGCTCCTTACTATGCTACGCATATCGCAGATGTTCCGGAAGCAGCGCTCGCCATTAGAGCAATAGCGCCGGCGCTCCTGCTGTTCCCGGCTATTGCTATGATGCGGGGGTATTTTCAGGGCCGTAACAATATGATGGCCGGAGGTATTTCCCAGATCGTTGAGCAGGTAGCCCGTGTACTGACTGCTATTTTACTTGCATACATTCTACTGCAGCAAGGTTATAACAATACTGTTCTGTCAGCCGGAGCATCATTCGGTAGTGTACTTGGCAGTATAGCGGCATTTGCTGTAATGATTTATTTTGCAGTGAAGCTGCGCCGTACGGACAAGGCTCAAAATCTGAAGGACAATAAAACCAAGAAGTTACCGATGTTGCGCATTTATAAGGATATATTCACTTTGTCTATTCCCATTGTGCTATCCTCCCTGACCATTCCCGCAGTTAATGTCATTGATACTTCACTGGCTGTTCCTTTATTGATTGATCAGATCGGCCGTGAGAATGCGACGGAAGCGCTGGCAATTTTAACGACTCGGGCCCAGAGCGTGGCTGGTATACCACCGGTTCTCGCTATTGCTCTGGGAACATCGCTTATTCCAATTATTTCGGCGGCGTATGCCCGCCGTGATGAAGCTCATCTCAAGCGTCAAATTACACTTGCTCTGCGTATCTCCATTTTGACGGGAATGCCAATTGTCCTGGCCCTGTCGGTTGCTGCTTATTCCGTAAACGGGCTGCTCTTTAGCGGTCTCGGGGGCAGCGGAATCGTAGCTATGCTCACCATCGGAACGATCTTCCAGATCACCATGATGACCACCAACTCCATTCTGCTCGGCATGGGGAAATCGCGGATTTCCATGTATTACGTGCTGGCAGGGATTCTGACCAAGCTGGCGGCAAGCTTCCTGCTAAGCAAGGTATTCGGGATTTACGGCATTATCGGAGCTACGGCACTGTGCTTCATTGTCATTACACTGCTGAACCTTCGTATGCTTAAATCCATCGTGCCGTTTAAGATTATGGGCAAACGCTGGGGCGGCTTTGCTGTTGCAGTTCTCGCTTCCGGCGGAATCGGTTACGGCCTGAACGAAGCGGGCATTATGCTCACCCGTCTGATGCCGGACCGTGTTGCTTTTCTGATTACCTGTCTGGTAGTGGGTGCTGCTGTTGTTATTATTTACCTGGTGCTGCTGATTGTGCTCGGAGTGCTCAGCCGTCAGGAAATCGCCGGATATCCGCGCGTGCTGCAGAAGGTATTAAATCCGTTAATGAGACTGCAGCCTGCCAGAGTGCGTACACACGAATAA
- a CDS encoding DUF456 family protein has protein sequence MAILGWILIIALFAVGLAGAVYPILPGALAIYLAFFVYGWFFSFGSFGAWFWTIQTLIVVVLFVADYVVGAWGVKKFGGSRASVIGSTIGLIIGPFINPIGLILGPFIGAFIGELIAGSQPGKAVKVSFGSLLGLFSSTVVKVILQIMMVVLFFIWISVN, from the coding sequence ATGGCAATCCTGGGTTGGATTTTGATCATTGCTTTGTTTGCGGTAGGGCTGGCGGGGGCGGTGTATCCGATCCTGCCTGGTGCGCTGGCGATTTATCTGGCCTTTTTTGTATACGGCTGGTTCTTTTCGTTCGGCTCGTTCGGGGCCTGGTTCTGGACGATCCAGACCTTAATCGTGGTTGTGCTGTTCGTAGCCGACTATGTGGTCGGGGCATGGGGCGTTAAGAAGTTTGGAGGGTCAAGAGCCTCGGTGATCGGCAGTACAATTGGTTTAATTATTGGTCCATTTATTAATCCAATTGGCCTGATCCTCGGCCCTTTTATTGGCGCCTTCATCGGCGAACTGATCGCCGGCTCCCAGCCGGGTAAAGCGGTCAAGGTCAGCTTCGGCTCCCTGCTCGGCTTGTTCAGCAGCACCGTAGTCAAAGTAATTCTGCAAATTATGATGGTGGTCCTCTTCTTTATCTGGATCAGCGTAAATTAA
- a CDS encoding Cof-type HAD-IIB family hydrolase → MTAKYRLLALDMDGTLLNDEQLITPKTVEWIQKAVDAGVHVCLSTGRAFRSAMPYAEQLGLKTPMITVNGSELWREPYELYRRSLMDPALIQQLYEIAEEYGIWFWAYSTEQVYNRNNWDGGIMNREWLKFGYSTEDDEIRHKLLMQLQDLGGLEITNSTPTNLEINPLGVNKAYGIGEVCKLLGIEMSQVVAVGDSLNDLAAIQAAGLGVAMGNAQETVQQEADAVVASNNEDGIAEVIEKYIFGVTAE, encoded by the coding sequence ATGACTGCCAAATACCGCCTGCTTGCACTGGATATGGATGGAACCCTGCTGAATGATGAACAACTGATTACCCCGAAGACAGTAGAATGGATTCAAAAAGCGGTTGATGCCGGAGTGCATGTCTGCCTGTCCACAGGACGGGCGTTCCGGAGTGCGATGCCATACGCTGAGCAGCTTGGACTCAAGACGCCGATGATTACTGTGAACGGCAGTGAACTCTGGCGCGAGCCGTATGAGCTGTACCGCCGTTCGCTGATGGACCCGGCGCTGATTCAGCAGCTGTACGAAATTGCAGAGGAATACGGGATCTGGTTCTGGGCTTATTCCACAGAGCAGGTCTACAACCGGAATAACTGGGACGGCGGCATTATGAACAGGGAGTGGCTGAAATTCGGTTACTCCACAGAGGACGATGAAATCCGCCACAAGCTGCTGATGCAGCTTCAGGATCTGGGCGGGCTGGAGATTACCAACTCCACACCGACTAACCTCGAAATTAACCCGCTTGGCGTGAACAAGGCTTACGGAATCGGCGAGGTCTGCAAGCTGCTGGGCATTGAGATGTCCCAGGTGGTGGCCGTAGGCGACAGCCTGAACGACCTGGCGGCAATCCAGGCAGCCGGTCTGGGCGTGGCAATGGGCAACGCCCAGGAGACGGTGCAGCAGGAAGCGGATGCTGTTGTTGCTTCGAATAACGAGGACGGCATCGCTGAAGTGATTGAGAAATATATATTTGGTGTAACTGCAGAATAG
- a CDS encoding penicillin-binding transpeptidase domain-containing protein — protein sequence MSFFRKQVTPPDKNVTKSSLGLRINVFFFSTFVIFCVIIIRLAVVQFVEGPTLTEVETSRDTKNVPLAAIRGVIRAAGGEELAYSTSVQSLYITLTKEYTAKTTDKVTGKTTLTPEAKAKGEELAARLVEDFKNYGDPAAEQLTEEDVISSLDLYFKKYSGFMARRIKAGLTSKEVAYFMEHKSEYPGLEIVEESSRHYDKDTVAVQTIGYIKPFKSSNSLDIYKNIQAAMKKIDADPGLSYKDDEFVGFDGLELQYQRELRGKNGYQVISVNPQNMAEKVEEVVPPVKGNDVWTTINKSIQMKTEQAITDQISWLHTHAVQGKTHPDALTGYAVAMEVDTGNIVAMASMPDYDTNVWTAEKMDTEVWNDIMGNYQNGTITPYSSGMSGHEFGSTVLLGSTIKPLSVLIGLNEGFFTTSTVYQDRGIAYFGKNDNASVRNSSGHVYGSMDPARAIEKSSNAFMVDMVGKKLFEKYQGGGIDVWDKYMKEFGLGVSTQSGLPREFLGQINYTDTKAAGSAQAALVYASFGQQGRYTVLQLAQYTSTLANEGVRIKPQLVSKITDSQGNTVKQFSREVLDEVTTFDKSYWREIIKGMNSEVSAFSDFSYDFARKTGTSQQTDRTNTNRDNGVFIAFAPRENPKLAVAVVIPEGGFGSNSAAPVARKIFDAYDWEYGLDGIPKKSLKSADSDTAADDGTNAADSTN from the coding sequence GTGAGTTTTTTCCGTAAGCAGGTCACCCCGCCAGATAAAAATGTCACCAAGAGCTCGCTCGGCCTGCGGATCAACGTGTTCTTTTTCAGCACGTTCGTTATATTCTGCGTCATAATCATCCGTCTTGCCGTTGTGCAGTTTGTTGAAGGGCCTACCCTGACTGAAGTGGAGACCAGCCGCGATACCAAAAATGTGCCGCTGGCGGCGATCCGCGGTGTAATCCGGGCAGCAGGAGGCGAGGAGCTTGCTTATTCAACGTCTGTGCAGTCCCTATATATCACGCTAACCAAGGAATATACTGCCAAAACCACGGATAAGGTTACCGGCAAAACTACGCTGACTCCGGAAGCCAAAGCAAAAGGCGAGGAGCTCGCGGCAAGACTGGTAGAGGATTTTAAAAATTATGGCGATCCTGCTGCAGAACAGCTTACTGAGGAGGATGTCATCTCTTCACTGGACTTATATTTCAAGAAATATTCGGGCTTCATGGCCCGGCGGATCAAGGCGGGGCTGACTTCAAAGGAAGTAGCCTATTTTATGGAGCATAAGAGTGAATATCCGGGTCTGGAAATTGTCGAGGAGAGCAGCCGACATTATGACAAGGACACAGTAGCGGTGCAGACGATCGGTTATATCAAGCCGTTCAAATCCTCGAACAGTCTGGATATCTATAAAAATATACAGGCGGCGATGAAAAAAATCGACGCTGATCCCGGCCTGAGCTATAAAGATGATGAATTTGTCGGCTTTGACGGGCTTGAGCTGCAATACCAGCGCGAGCTGCGCGGCAAAAACGGCTATCAGGTCATCTCGGTTAATCCGCAGAATATGGCCGAAAAGGTCGAAGAGGTTGTACCTCCCGTTAAAGGGAATGACGTCTGGACGACTATTAACAAGTCCATCCAGATGAAAACAGAGCAGGCAATCACCGATCAGATCAGCTGGCTGCATACTCATGCTGTCCAGGGTAAGACCCATCCTGATGCCCTGACCGGCTATGCAGTGGCGATGGAGGTCGATACAGGAAATATCGTTGCGATGGCGAGCATGCCGGACTATGATACCAATGTATGGACGGCCGAGAAGATGGACACTGAGGTATGGAATGATATTATGGGTAACTATCAGAACGGGACGATTACACCGTATTCCTCCGGCATGTCAGGCCATGAGTTCGGTTCTACCGTGCTGCTGGGCTCAACCATCAAGCCGCTGAGTGTGCTCATCGGACTGAATGAAGGTTTTTTCACCACTTCAACGGTTTATCAGGACAGAGGGATTGCCTACTTCGGTAAAAATGACAATGCCTCCGTACGCAACTCTTCCGGTCACGTGTACGGTTCGATGGACCCGGCCAGAGCGATTGAGAAATCGTCCAATGCGTTTATGGTCGATATGGTCGGCAAGAAGCTGTTTGAAAAGTATCAGGGCGGCGGTATTGATGTCTGGGATAAATATATGAAGGAATTCGGTTTGGGCGTCTCGACGCAGAGCGGACTGCCGCGGGAGTTCCTCGGACAGATCAACTATACCGATACCAAGGCAGCAGGTAGTGCACAAGCCGCACTGGTCTATGCTTCCTTCGGCCAGCAGGGGCGTTACACCGTGCTTCAGCTCGCCCAATATACTTCTACTCTGGCAAATGAAGGTGTGCGGATCAAACCGCAGCTGGTGAGCAAAATTACCGATTCTCAAGGGAATACCGTTAAGCAATTCAGCCGCGAAGTGCTGGATGAGGTAACAACCTTCGATAAGTCGTATTGGAGGGAGATTATTAAGGGGATGAACAGTGAGGTTTCGGCATTCTCTGATTTCTCTTATGATTTTGCCCGCAAGACAGGAACCTCGCAGCAGACGGACAGAACGAATACGAACCGCGATAACGGGGTGTTTATTGCTTTTGCCCCGCGTGAAAATCCAAAACTGGCTGTAGCCGTAGTAATTCCGGAAGGCGGATTCGGTTCTAACAGTGCTGCCCCGGTGGCGCGCAAGATTTTTGATGCCTATGACTGGGAATACGGCCTGGATGGAATACCGAAGAAATCCTTAAAGTCAGCGGACAGTGATACAGCTGCAGATGACGGCACAAATGCCGCTGATTCAACAAACTAA